The genomic stretch CTGCCATGGGAAGTCCAGCAAAACCGCCGGGCTTTAAGCCAGTGGATAGACACCCAAGCAAAAGCAACACCCTGCCAGGACATGCGCCCAACATCCAAACAGGTGGCCTTCGCCGAGCGTATCGCGCGGGCAAAACGGCGCGATGTTCCCGACGAATGCTACAAAAGCCGGGACCTGATGTCGCGCTGGATCACCTCGAACAAGCATTGATCACAACGCCTGTTCGGGTGTGGGGCCGTCGTTGCAGCGGACCGTTGCCCCTGGCTCAGATTCTGCAGGTGCGATCGGCCGTTCCCAGCCCCGAAGCGAACATGGTCTCGACAGCGAGGTTGGCATAAGCGGACGGACGCTCTAAGTTGGTCGAAAGGCCGAGATGCGGGACAAGGACGAAACCGCTCTCGCGGTATTGGTGCTTGTGGTGGGTGTTGCGTGCTGATGTGAACTGCATGGATTTTGCGAACTGACCAACCTGTCGGACGATTGAGGCCTTCTCAATCTGACGACAGGAGGTTTCAATGTCAGAGCAACATATCCCACCGCTGCGCCGCCGTTTTATTGAAGATATGCGGATCAAGGGGCTGCAGCCAAAAACCCAGACGATGTATTTGCGGGCGATGCGCGATTTTACAGGGTTTCTGGGGCATTCGCCGGATAGCGCGACACCCGAGGAATTGCGCGCGTTCCAGCTGGACATGAAGGAGAAGGGCGTCGGCGCACCGACCTTCAACAACCGGCTGACGGTTCTGAGTTTCTTCTACGCGACCACCTGCCCGCGTCCGGAGATGAAGCGGCACATGCGGTATCAGAGGGCGGCGAAGAAGATCCCGGTTGTGCTCAGCGCCGAGGAGGTCACCCGCATTCTCGAAGCGGCACCTGGACCGGGGCTGAGATACCGGGCTGCCTTCAGCGTGGCCTACGGTGGCGGGCTCCGAGCGAGCGAGGTCACACATCTCAAGATCGGCGACATCGACAGCGACCGGATGCTGATCCGCATCGACCAAGGCAAGGGCCGCAAGGATCGCCACGTGATGCTGTCGCCGAGCCTGCTTGTGCTGCTGCGCGATTATTACCGCGAAGCACGGCCAGCGGGCTGGTTGTTCCCGGGCCGCAACCGGGTCGACCCGATCTCGACGCGGCAGTTCAACCGGGCCTTCGGAGTGGCCTGTGATTTTGCAGAGATCAAGAAGCGGGTCTCGCCCCATACGCTGCGACACAGCTTTGCCACGCATCTGCTGGAGGGAGGGACGGATATCAGGGTGATCCAGGTGCTGCTGGGCCATGCCAAGCTGGAGACCACAACGATTTATACCAAGGTGGCGATCAAGACGATCCGGGATGTGACCAGCCCGCTCGACCTGCTGGTGCGACGGGAGGCCGGTGCCGGATAGACCCCGGATCCGATGCCTCGTCCCAGACTGGAGGTCGCGGATATCTTCCGCGATCATGGGCCGGCCTATCGCCGCGAACATGCCGGACACCTGAACCTTCCACAGTTGAAGGTCATGTCCGCGATTGAGAACTGCCGCACCGCCGCTCTCGGCGGGCATGTCGCTGCCTGCACAGAGTGCGATCACCAGCACATTGCATACAACTCCTGCCGCAATCGGCACTGCCCGAAGTGTCAGGGAGCAACCGCAAAAGACTGGATGCAGGCGCGCATCGAAGACCTTCTGCCGGTTGAATACTTCCATGTGGTGTTCACGCTGCCGGCCCAGATTGCGGACATTGCCTTCCAGAACAAGGCGGAGGTCTATGGTCTGTTGTTCAAGGCATCCGCGCAGACTCTGCTGACCATTGCGGCCGATCCAAAACACCTTGGTGCGCGGATCGGTATGACCTCGGTCTTGCATACCTGGGGCTCGGCGATGACGCACCACCCGCATGTGCATGTCATTGTGCCGGGTGGCGGGCTGTCGCCGGACGGGTCCCGCTGGGTCGCCTGTCGCCCGGGGTTCTTCCTGCCGGTGAAGGTCCTGTCGCAGCTGTTCCGGCGTTTGTTCCTCGAAGGGCTGATCAGACTGCACCAAACGGGCAAGCTGGCCTTCTTCGGGGAACTGGCCGGACTGGCCGATCCCGATGCCTTCGCCTCCCATCTCGCGCCGCTGCGCAAAGCCAGCTGGGTTGTTTATGCCAAGCCACCCTTCGGCGGGCCAGAGGCGGTGCTGGCCTATCTGAGCCGATACACCCACCGGGTCGCGATCTCGAACCACCGCCTCGTCAGCGCGGATGCCGAGACCGTCGCGTTCCGATGGAAAGACTACCGCATCAAGCGCGGCGACCGGATGAAGGTCATGCGCCTGCCCACGGGCGAGTTCATCCGGCGGTTCCTGATCCATGTCCTGCCATCTGGCTTCCATCGCATCCGCCACACAGGGTTCCTGGCCAATGGAATCCGTCGTGACCGGATCGCGGAGATCAGGCGTTTGCTCAATACAGAACCAAAACCCGGCCAAACGCCAGTCGAGGGGGAAAGTGACAACCCCGCAGGTCTTGATGCCCATCAGCCTTGCCCAAAGTGCGACGGCGCCATGATCGTCATCGAGACCTTCACACGGGGCCAAACACCCAGATCCCGCGCACCGCCACGGGAGAACGCCGCATGATACGACGCAAAAACCCGGCGCTTTCCTGTGCAAACACCGGACCAGTCAGTGCGGCCACCTCACCAGACCCCGCGTTGCACCAGGCCAGTAGCGGCAGGACGGAGCACTGGTCGGCCGTGTCCTGTTGGGAAAACCGACTTATCTGCGCGGCCTGTCATCACAATGTGGTTCGCTCTGCTCCTCAGGCGATGCAGCCGTAACGCTCAATCCCCATAGCTCCGAGATCCGCCCGCGCTTTCCTCCTTGTCAGATTTGTCGCCGCTGCAGCTCACGCTGACAGCAGCCACAAACCTTAGACAAAGCTGACCTTGGGTTTTCCGCTTTTGCTCACGCAGCATTTCTTCGCGTTTGCGGCGACGATTGTTTGGTGGTGCAGCATATTTCACAGAAGCTGCCATTCAAACGGGTCAACCGCGCCGGATCTGATCTTTCGCTGCACGGTGCATGAACTCACATGTCGCGGGACCAACTCGACATTGCTGCATCATAGATGAACGGCCACTTTATAAATTTTATTTCAATGCGGCATGGGCCACCTAAGGTTCAGAGTTTTAAGGTTAGATCGCATGGGGGACCCATTACCTGGGCTATCTTTGCTTTAGACCAGATGTCGAAAAAGCCTGAAGGATTACCTTAAACAACGCGATGGCGCGTTGCCTTTGATCGGTTGCTAGGAGGTGGTTCTGATAGCTCGCAAATTACTGGTTCAATTCGGCAAAGCGAGATTTCAGCATGGCTTCGTCATATTCGCCCTGCGCTGTACTGTCGTAGACTACGCCACCACCGACATTCATTTGAACGGTTTGGTCTCGGCGACAGATTAGAGTGCGGATTGCGACGTTGAATTCCATCGCGCCGTTGGGGGCAATCCAACCGATAGAGCCGCAGTAGGCCTCGCGCGGCTGCGCTTCAACTTCACGGATGATCTGCATGGCTCGCACTTTGGGTGCCCCAGTGATTGAGCCACAGGGAAAAAGTGCTTCAAACAACTCTTTGAACGTTGTCCCTTGGCTGATTTGGGACGTGACGCAGGATGTCATTTGATGCAATGTTTCAAACCGTTCAACTTCGAACAACTCCGGAACTGTTACGCTGCCTATTTCTGACACACGGCTCATGTCATTGCGCAACAGGTCGACGATCATCAGATTTTCGGCGCGGTTCTTTTCAGAGATCCGCAGCTCTTCTCGGAACGAGTCATCCTCGGCCATCGTTTTTCCGCGCGGTGCTGTACCCTTCATTGGGCGGGTGGTCAACTTACCATCCACTGACAGCGAAAAGAACAGCTCCGGCGAGCGAGACAGTAAAGCAGTGCCACCCAAATCAACCAATGCCCCATGAGGGACCCACTGACGGCGCTGAAGCTGTGTGTATAACTGCTCAATGGTGCCCGTAAAACGCGAGGCCATCGGAAAGGTCAGGTTCGCCTGATAATTATCACCTGCCGCGATGTAGTCATGCACCGTTTGGAACGCGTTTGCATAGCGCGCAAAATCCCAAAGCGGTTGCGGTTGGTCCAATGTTGCGGGTGCCTCGTTCAATGCGCCCCTGCGCGGGACCGGAGCATCGAACACACCAAAATGGATCAGCGGCAATTCTCTGGCAGGAGGCAACAAGGGTGCGAGCTTTGGCGACAACAAATAGCCAAGCTCGTAGGACATATATCCTGCCAGCCATTTGCCGTCCGACTGCGCCTGCTGCATGGCATCGAACGCGCGATCAACGTCAGCCGATGCGCTTGCCTTAATCACTGCATTTGGCGCGGCAAAGACCGAGCCCCCGGCTAGGGGGCCGCAATCAAAGACCACCTTGGCTTCGTGCACCAAGGTCAAAAGTCTGCAGCGATCCGCATTTCCCGCAGCGGCCTCACGATATCAATCGCTTGCTGGTAAATTGGGTGCGCCTTGTAAGCCGTCAGTGCAGCATCATCTTCGAACTCTGCGTAAACGACCACGTCGATTTCACGCGAGAGCTGATCGACGCGGCTGTTTTGAACGACCTCAAAAACCGAGGCATGCGGGATATTTCTGAGCAAAGACAAGCCATCAACAATGCGCACGACGTCATTTTCGTCTACCGCACTGAAGAAGACAACATGCCGGATGAAAGTTCTGTCTGACAAGGTGAAACCTGCGTTCAAATTTCTAGTGGAGCTCCCCAAGCAATTCTCGAAATCCAACTCAAATTGCAAGGGGTATAACCATGTCGTAACGGTTCATATCAAACATGCTTGATCGCAACCCGTGCGGCGGAAAGCGCATCCGAGCCCACATGTTCATCGACCAACTCGTGCGCCGCTAGGACTGTCAGCTTTCGATATGTGCCATAGTTTCAAACAATGCGTCGTCGAGCGGCAACCCACTGTTAGGTGCCGTGAGCAATACATCTCCATAAAAGATCGAGTTTGCCCCTGCCATGAAACACAAAATCTGATCACTTACTGAAAACCCGTCGCGACCCGCTGAAAGCCGCACGCGGGTCTTGGGGATCAAGATGCGGGCTGTTGCTACCATACGGACCATTTCCATCGGGTGAATGCGCGGCAAATGCCCTAAAGGTGTTCCAAGAACTGGTATCAAAGCATTGATAGGTACACTTTCCGGTTGTGGGTCAAAGCTTGCGAGCACCGCCAACATCTCAGCGCGATCACGCAGGCTTTCGCCCATACCGATGATCCCGCCACAACAAATCGTAATCCCAGCCGCCCGAACGTAATTCAGTGTTTCAAGCCGGTCACGGTAGGTTCTTGTGCCGATAATTTCGCCATAAAATTCGGGACCGGTATCAAGGTTGTGGTTGTATGCAGTCAAGCCCGCGTCAGCCAGTGCTTCCGCTTGATGTGGTTGTAACATGCCAAGTGTGACGCAGGCCTCCATCCCCAACTGTCTGACGCCGCGCACCATATCGAGAACAGCGTCAAATTCCGCGCCATCGCGCACTTTGCGCCAGGCCGCGCCCATGCAAAACCGATCCGCCCCCATCGCGCGCGCCTGTGCCGCCATTTCTATGACCAGATCGGGGCTCATGAAATGTTCTTTTTGCAATCCGACCTCTTTGTGGTGTGCAGATTGCGGGCAGTAGGCGCAGTCTTCGGGACAGCCGCCGGTCTTCACGCTAAGCAAGCTGGCCTTCTGAATGTCTTCTACATCGTGATGCGTCCGGTGAACGGACGCCGCGTTGTGCAATAGCGTCAGCAACGGGCTGCGTAGCAAGGCTTCGGCTTTGTCAGCCAAAGGTGCTATATCTAGGCTTGCGAGATCAAGCATAAGATCAATTCCTAACCCAGCGCCTCAAGCCTGCGGGTGCATACGCAACGAGTACCGCAGCCAGAGCAACTTTTACAAGATCGCCAAGAAGAAAGGGCGTCAGGCCAAATGCTAGAAGTTTGTCCGCGGGGACGAACTGCGCTAGCCAAACCAGTCCGGCACCATAGATTGCAGCCAAACCAAGAGGCATTGCAAACCAAACAGCTTTTATACCGAAGCGATCAACGGCCCAGCCCACAAGAGCCGCCGCAATAAGAAAGCCGAACAAATAACCACCAGTTGGACCAGCCATGTATGCAAGACCTACGCCTTTTTCGGGGGTGCCGGCGAAGACGGGCAGTCCGGCAGCCCCTGCCATTAGATATGCCAACATGCTTACTGCGCCCAATTGAAGGCCGCCGATACCGCCGATCAGAAGAACAGCGGCAACCTGCATCGTCATCGGCACTGGAAAGAAGGGGACCGTCACCTTCGCCGAAACCGTCAGGATACAAACAGCCAGAGCGACTTTAAGTAAGCGGCTGTTGGCGAGGGACATATGGCGTGGCAGAGTTTTTTGCATCGGTTTCTCTTTTATCTATAAAAATGCAATCCGCGATCGCGAATCATATTATTTATAGATTTAAATTCAAGGCACGTACAAGAGGTAGTCAGCGGCGCAAGTGCCGTATGAGAACTTGGCAAGCTGCTTGAGCATCCGCGCGCGCCAAAGCATGAACAATTGCGCCGTGGTCCCGATCTGATGATTTGACCCAATCTTCACGCCATCGAGAGTGGAAACGATGCGCCGACAGGCGTTGCAGTTGCGCAATGCGTTGGAGTAAGCGTGGACGCTCGCACGCGTCGAGGATAGTTAAGTGGAAAGTTCGATTAGCCTTTTCCCAGCCAATTGGCTCGGATGCATTGTCGCAAGATGTTCTTGCCGCCTCGATTTCGATAAGTTTCGCAGACGTCATTTTGCTCGTCGCGCGATGCAGGGCGAGAGGTTCCAACGCCAGTCTCATTTCCTGAATCTCAAGATGGTCTTCTGGCGATAGAGAAAACACACGGACGCCGCGACGTGGCTCCGTAGTTGCCAGTTCCATCTGAACGAGCCGCTGTAATGCTTCGCGCACCGGTACGTGGCTACTTTGAAAGCGGTCGGCAATATGATCCTGTCCAAGACGTGATCCGGGTGGAATCTCACCGCGAATAATTTCTTCAGCCAGCGCTTCGGCGATAAGGGCGGGTTTTGTAGATAATTTCGTCATGAACGTGGTCTATCGCAATGAATACACTTTGCGAAGTTAAGATCTGACAATCATTCCGCCCATGCGTCTGAAATTTGTGAACCCATTTGGTGCTGCAGGGCTCAGATGAATTTTTTGCGGCACCTTCCGACGCGTGCTTATTTGCCCAACGGATCAATTGCGATATTGTCGATCAATCTCACACCGGCCAGCCACGCCGCTGCCAGAAGCCGCGCGGGACGCTCTGGGCTGTCCATCAATTCAAGTTTATCCGCCGATCTTAAATCGAGATACTCGACCTCGGTGAACCTGGCCCGCTCGATCCGCTTAATCGCTTCGGTCTTCAAAACGACTAGATCACCCCCTGCGGCCAACCCCTCAGCCATTTCTTCCATAGCGCGGTTCAGCTCTGGCGCCCATGCGCGCGCTCGGTCTGACAACAGCAGGTTGCGCGACGACATCGCCAATCCGTCTTCTTCGCGAATTGTTGGGCATGCAACGACTTGTATTGGCAAATCCAAATCCCGCGCAAGCTGTGTAACAACCTGTAGCTGCTGGTAATCTTTCTCACCAAAATAGGCCCGATCCGCTTGGGTTTGGCTGAACAGCTTTGCCACAATTGTTGCTACACCATCAAAATGCCCGGGCCGATGTGCGCCGCACAGCCCTTGTGTGATAACTTCAACAGAGACAGTTGTTGCAAACCCGACCGGGTACATCTGCGCCCCGTCTGGAACGTAAACCACATCTGCCTTAAGCGAGATCAACTTGCGCGCATCCTCTTGCTCTGTGCGCGGATAGTTTTCGTAATCGGCTGGCGTGTTGAACTGCTTTGGGTTGATGAAAATCGTCACAATTGCGCGATCACACTGCGCCTTGGCGGCCCTAACAAGGCTTAGATGCCCCTGATGCAACGCGCCCATTGTCGGGACAACACCGACGCTTTCCCCTGAAGCCTTCCAACCGGCAACAACTTCGCGCAGTTCAGCCAGCGTTCGAATAATCTTGGGTGTCATGTTTCGGAAACCTGGTCAGCAAACACATGCTCGGGCCCAGGAAACGCTCGTGCCTTCACCTCGTCTGCATAGGCTAGAACAGCGACTTTGGCCTCGTCGCCCAAATATGCGTAGCGCTTTACGAATTTTGCCTTAAACGCGGTGAACAGTCCCAGCATGTCGTCGACGACCAAAATCTGCCCATCGCATTTTGCCGACGCGCCAATACCGATGGTCGGGATCGGCACGTCGCGGGTTATCTGATCGGCCAAGCTTTCGGGCACTTTCTCCAGCACAACCGCGAACGCGCCCGCTTCTGCGACGGCCTTTGCATCTGCCATCAATTGATCACCGGTATCCCCACGTCCCTGCACTTTGTAGCCACCCAAAGTATGAATAGATTGCGGCGTCAGTCCGATATGGGCCATCACTGGGATGCCCCGCTGGGTAAGAAACGCGATCGTCTCGGCCATGACCTGTCCGCCTTCTAGCTTAACCGCGCCAGCGCCTGTTTCTCGCATCAGAATGGCGGCGTTGGCAAAGGCTTGTTCTGGGCTTTGTTCATAACTGCTGAACGGCATGTCTACGACCAACATGGATCGCGACAATCCTCTTCTGACAGCTTGGCCATGCAAGATCATCATCTCCATCGTCACATCGAGTGTAGACGCCAAGCCATGCAGTACCATCCCGACGGAATCCCCAACCAGTACGAAATCACAAACCCCATCCATGACTTCGGCCATCGGCGTCGTGTAGGCGGTCAAGCTTACGATAGGCGTCCCACCCTTTTGGCCCAAAATATCCATCGGCATCGGGGCAGTCTTGCGAGCGGTGGAACTCATGCATGCAGTCCTCTCTGAGCGAGTTTTCGATTACGTACTAATATTCTGTCAATCTGCATGGGAACAACCCACTACTATTCTAAAACCCTAAAGGTACCGGCAGAGGTTGAAGAATCCAATGTCAAGGCGGCCATTGGTTCTATCCGCTGCATCGGTCAAAGTGGGCGCTGCCGTAAGAAGTATCAAACGATCATGACCGCTTCAAAATGACGAACGGCTCCAACCATTCGTCAGAATTTTCAGATATCAATCCTTTCTGCTATGCTCGGCGCGTCTTCGAGCTCGACCCCCAGATATCTGACGGTGCTATCAACCTTTGTGTGGCCATGCAGAAGCTGAACAGCACGCAGGTTGCCTGTCTTGCGATAGATTTCCGCCACTTTCGTTTGGCGTATAGAATGGGTGCCGTAGCGACTTGGTTCCAAACCAACCGAGACGACCCAATCCCGAACCAAACGCCTATACTGGCGTGTTGATATGTGCGGCCGAAGAAATCGGCTCGGAAATAAGAACTGTGCATCCGGTCATTTCCGGAGACTTGATCCAGTCGGTCACCGTTTATGCGTGTTTTCAGCAAGTTCAAACTGCACAGGCTTGTTCGTTTCGCTTTGAACGACGGACGCGCGTTCACGAATTCGGACGTCCCTGAGAAGGTCAATGACCTTCAGAGACACCAAGTCGCAACAGCGCAACTTGCTATCGATTGCGACATTGAACAGAGCCAGATCGTGAAGATTGCCTGCGAGTTCAAGGCGTGCGCGGATGGCCCAAACCTGTTTGGGAAGTAGCGAACGCTTTTGCCCGACAAGGCGGCCCCTATTCCAAGCTCTGCGGTTAGGGGTGACGGCGGGAAGTTGGACTCTCGGCATGATTTGCCCTCCACCAACCCTCCAGCCCAAACATCAACATAGCGCTGACGACGTATTATGGCCTAAAAACTTATGTCGGCTTCGCTGCTGGCGCACGATCAAGTGTTTCTGCAAAAAGCAAAAGGCGGCTTAGAGTCCACATTGACCAATTCTGCGTCTTGCGCGAAGGTCTGCTCTTAATGACAAGTCTTGATGGGACCTTCGAACAGAGAAGTTTTTGGTCGCTGGCCCTCATGAATTTGTCTCAGGCTGAGTTATTGTGATCTGGCGCGTTCAATGGAGATGACCAATGCGAGGCAGTTGCTTGTGTAGTACAGTGAATTTTCAGGCGTCTAGTCGCATGAGGTCGGCTGCTAACACACGTTCTTCGAGAATACCGCATGATTGAGTTGTCAGACATCCATGTCACCTTGGGGCGCGGCAAAGGGCGCACGGATATTCGCGCCCCAAACCTGAGCGTGGCGGCGGGTGAAGCGGCGTGTCTGTCAGGCCAAAATGGGAGCGGCAAGACAACGCTTTTGCGGGTGTTGGCAGGGTCGGTCAGCCCAGCGACAGGACAAGTGCGTGTCCAGCGTCCAACAGTCGCTTTCACAGATATAGACCGCCAATTGCAGGCGTATTTTGGCCGTTCGCTTCCAGCATTTACGATGACTCATCAGAGTGGTCCTTGATCTTCTGAAATCTATTAGATACGTAAGTTTCACGCAGGGGAGTCCCAACTGAGGGACTGAGAGGCGACTGACAGCATTGCTGTAGTGTCGCGACCCTTTGAACCTGACCCAGTTGATACTGGCGTAGGAAGCAATGGTCGCTTTTCCCGAGTTGGGGGCGCGGCCAGACAGGGGGCATGCCCCCGTTTCCAAGCCAAAAATCGTCTGTGTCTTTTTGAGTTATCAACTTGAGGAGCACGCCATGACTATTCCAAATCCTAAAATAACCACGGGTGAATTGCCTTCATCGCGCAAAATCTATGTGAACGGCAATCTATATCCCGAGATCCGCGTGCCCCTGCGCGAAATTTCGGTTCACCCGACCGCAGGTGAGCCGCCCCTGCCAGTGTACGACAGTTCTGGCCCATATACGGATTCCAACAGTCTGCCAGACATTAGACAGGGCCTGCCCGGAGTGCGCCAAGACTGGATCATCGGGCGTGGCGATGTTGAACCCTATCAGGGGCGCAACACGCAGGACGCCGATAATGGGTTTGTGAAGGGGGATCGCCTGACCCCAGAATTTCCGGTAAAACCACGGGCCTATCGCGCAAAAGAGGGCAAAGCGGTGACGCAGCTGGCCTATGCGCGCGCTGGTATTGTTACCCCCGAAATGGAGTTTGTGGCCATTCGCGAAAACCAGCTGCGTGAACCGATCTCCGGGCCGCGTGACGGCAATGACTTTGGCGCAAACATCCCGGATTATGTCACGCCCGAATTTGTGCGCGACGAAATCGCCGCAGGGCGGGCGATTATCCCCGCCAACATCAACCACCCAGAGATCGAACCGATGATCATCGGGCGCAATTTTCTGGTTAAGATCAATGCCAATATGGGCACGTCCGCCGTCACGTCGTCGATGGAAGAAGAGGTGGATAAACTTGTCTGGGCGATCCGCTGGGGCGCCGATACGGTCATGGACCTGTCGACGGGGCGCAACATTCACAACACCCGCGAATGGATCATCCGCAACAGTCCCGTGCCCATCGGGACCGTGCCGATCTATCAAGCGCTGGAAAAAGTAAACGGCGTTGCCGAGGATCTGACGTGGGAGGTTTTTCGCGACACGTTAATTGAACAGGCCGAACAGGGCGTCGATTACTTTACCATTCATGCGGGCGTACGGTTGCATATGGTGCCAATGACGGTGGGCCGCGTGACAGGAATCGTGTCGCGCGGCGGATCGATCATGGCCAAGTGGTGCCTGCATCACCACAAAGAAAGCTTTCTGTACACGCATTTCGCCGAAATTTGCGATATTTGCCGCGCCTATGATGTCTCGTTCAGCCTTGGCGATGGCCTGCGACCGGGGTCGATTGCCGATGCCAACGACGAGGCCCAATTTGCCGAACTGGAAACACTGGGCGTGTTGACGAAAATCGCTTGGGCCAAGGATTGTCAGGTGATGATCGAAGGGCCAGGCCATGTCGCCATGCACAAGATTAAAGAAAACATGGACAAGCAGCTTGAGTGTTGCCACGAGGCGCCGTTTTACACACTTGGGCCACTAACGACCGATATCGCGCCGGGGTATGATCACATCACATCCGGCATCGGGGCTGCGATGATCGGTTGGTTCGGCTGTGCGATGCTGTGTTACGTGACACCAAAAGAACATCTTGGCCTGCCGGATCGTGACGACGTGAAAATCGGCGTGATCACTTATAAAATTGCCGCCCACGCCGCCGATTTGGCCAAAGGGATGCCCGGTGCACAACGCCGCGATGATGCCTTGTCTCGTGCCCGGTTTGAATTTCGGTGGGAGGATCAGTTCAACCTGTCGCTGGATCCGGAAACTGCGCGTGATTTTCATGATCAAACCCTCCCGAAAGAGGCGCACAAGGTGGCGCATTTTTGTTCCATGTGCGGGCCGAAATTCTGCTC from Yoonia vestfoldensis encodes the following:
- a CDS encoding tyrosine-type recombinase/integrase, whose product is MSEQHIPPLRRRFIEDMRIKGLQPKTQTMYLRAMRDFTGFLGHSPDSATPEELRAFQLDMKEKGVGAPTFNNRLTVLSFFYATTCPRPEMKRHMRYQRAAKKIPVVLSAEEVTRILEAAPGPGLRYRAAFSVAYGGGLRASEVTHLKIGDIDSDRMLIRIDQGKGRKDRHVMLSPSLLVLLRDYYREARPAGWLFPGRNRVDPISTRQFNRAFGVACDFAEIKKRVSPHTLRHSFATHLLEGGTDIRVIQVLLGHAKLETTTIYTKVAIKTIRDVTSPLDLLVRREAGAG
- a CDS encoding IS91 family transposase, whose amino-acid sequence is MPRPRLEVADIFRDHGPAYRREHAGHLNLPQLKVMSAIENCRTAALGGHVAACTECDHQHIAYNSCRNRHCPKCQGATAKDWMQARIEDLLPVEYFHVVFTLPAQIADIAFQNKAEVYGLLFKASAQTLLTIAADPKHLGARIGMTSVLHTWGSAMTHHPHVHVIVPGGGLSPDGSRWVACRPGFFLPVKVLSQLFRRLFLEGLIRLHQTGKLAFFGELAGLADPDAFASHLAPLRKASWVVYAKPPFGGPEAVLAYLSRYTHRVAISNHRLVSADAETVAFRWKDYRIKRGDRMKVMRLPTGEFIRRFLIHVLPSGFHRIRHTGFLANGIRRDRIAEIRRLLNTEPKPGQTPVEGESDNPAGLDAHQPCPKCDGAMIVIETFTRGQTPRSRAPPRENAA
- a CDS encoding aminodeoxychorismate synthase component I encodes the protein MVHEAKVVFDCGPLAGGSVFAAPNAVIKASASADVDRAFDAMQQAQSDGKWLAGYMSYELGYLLSPKLAPLLPPARELPLIHFGVFDAPVPRRGALNEAPATLDQPQPLWDFARYANAFQTVHDYIAAGDNYQANLTFPMASRFTGTIEQLYTQLQRRQWVPHGALVDLGGTALLSRSPELFFSLSVDGKLTTRPMKGTAPRGKTMAEDDSFREELRISEKNRAENLMIVDLLRNDMSRVSEIGSVTVPELFEVERFETLHQMTSCVTSQISQGTTFKELFEALFPCGSITGAPKVRAMQIIREVEAQPREAYCGSIGWIAPNGAMEFNVAIRTLICRRDQTVQMNVGGGVVYDSTAQGEYDEAMLKSRFAELNQ
- a CDS encoding Dabb family protein; amino-acid sequence: MSDRTFIRHVVFFSAVDENDVVRIVDGLSLLRNIPHASVFEVVQNSRVDQLSREIDVVVYAEFEDDAALTAYKAHPIYQQAIDIVRPLREMRIAADF
- the bioB gene encoding biotin synthase BioB codes for the protein MLDLASLDIAPLADKAEALLRSPLLTLLHNAASVHRTHHDVEDIQKASLLSVKTGGCPEDCAYCPQSAHHKEVGLQKEHFMSPDLVIEMAAQARAMGADRFCMGAAWRKVRDGAEFDAVLDMVRGVRQLGMEACVTLGMLQPHQAEALADAGLTAYNHNLDTGPEFYGEIIGTRTYRDRLETLNYVRAAGITICCGGIIGMGESLRDRAEMLAVLASFDPQPESVPINALIPVLGTPLGHLPRIHPMEMVRMVATARILIPKTRVRLSAGRDGFSVSDQILCFMAGANSIFYGDVLLTAPNSGLPLDDALFETMAHIES
- a CDS encoding biotin transporter BioY, whose product is MQKTLPRHMSLANSRLLKVALAVCILTVSAKVTVPFFPVPMTMQVAAVLLIGGIGGLQLGAVSMLAYLMAGAAGLPVFAGTPEKGVGLAYMAGPTGGYLFGFLIAAALVGWAVDRFGIKAVWFAMPLGLAAIYGAGLVWLAQFVPADKLLAFGLTPFLLGDLVKVALAAVLVAYAPAGLRRWVRN
- a CDS encoding GntR family transcriptional regulator; translated protein: MTKLSTKPALIAEALAEEIIRGEIPPGSRLGQDHIADRFQSSHVPVREALQRLVQMELATTEPRRGVRVFSLSPEDHLEIQEMRLALEPLALHRATSKMTSAKLIEIEAARTSCDNASEPIGWEKANRTFHLTILDACERPRLLQRIAQLQRLSAHRFHSRWREDWVKSSDRDHGAIVHALARADAQAACQVLIRHLRR
- the panC gene encoding pantoate--beta-alanine ligase produces the protein MTPKIIRTLAELREVVAGWKASGESVGVVPTMGALHQGHLSLVRAAKAQCDRAIVTIFINPKQFNTPADYENYPRTEQEDARKLISLKADVVYVPDGAQMYPVGFATTVSVEVITQGLCGAHRPGHFDGVATIVAKLFSQTQADRAYFGEKDYQQLQVVTQLARDLDLPIQVVACPTIREEDGLAMSSRNLLLSDRARAWAPELNRAMEEMAEGLAAGGDLVVLKTEAIKRIERARFTEVEYLDLRSADKLELMDSPERPARLLAAAWLAGVRLIDNIAIDPLGK
- the panB gene encoding 3-methyl-2-oxobutanoate hydroxymethyltransferase is translated as MSSTARKTAPMPMDILGQKGGTPIVSLTAYTTPMAEVMDGVCDFVLVGDSVGMVLHGLASTLDVTMEMMILHGQAVRRGLSRSMLVVDMPFSSYEQSPEQAFANAAILMRETGAGAVKLEGGQVMAETIAFLTQRGIPVMAHIGLTPQSIHTLGGYKVQGRGDTGDQLMADAKAVAEAGAFAVVLEKVPESLADQITRDVPIPTIGIGASAKCDGQILVVDDMLGLFTAFKAKFVKRYAYLGDEAKVAVLAYADEVKARAFPGPEHVFADQVSET
- a CDS encoding ATP-binding cassette domain-containing protein, with protein sequence MIELSDIHVTLGRGKGRTDIRAPNLSVAAGEAACLSGQNGSGKTTLLRVLAGSVSPATGQVRVQRPTVAFTDIDRQLQAYFGRSLPAFTMTHQSGP